The Daucus carota subsp. sativus chromosome 2, DH1 v3.0, whole genome shotgun sequence genome includes a window with the following:
- the LOC108209026 gene encoding hsp70-Hsp90 organizing protein 1 isoform X2: MEAKRKDVNDSVQSTRPIGGELPQSASKFGDCESIYVLRKACEVDDSDEDDMDDVEDDMDEEIVESDVEVEGGSVEPDNDPPHRMGDLSVEVSEENRIAAQEAKGKAVEATSEGKYEEAIEHLTQAILLNPASAMMYATRAAVYIMMKKPNAAIRDANAALEINPDSAKGYKSRGMARAMLGQWEVAANDLHVASNIDYDEEISSVLKKVEPIVLKIKEHQRRYARLRKESEDRKSERHAEAQKACEGYDSNEDQDDADEDDSDENDIDEVEEVEEATHKTLNAEEEEEIVESDIELEGETVEPDDDPLQKMGDPSIEVNEENRDAAQEAKRKAMEAVCEGNHEEAIELLTQAILLNPTSAMMYATRATVYIKMKKPNAAIQDAHAALEINPDSAKGHKSRGMARAMLGQWEEAVKDLHVASSIDHDEEISAALKKVEPNAHKIEEHRQKYDRLHKEREERKAESERKRRKAEAQAAYKKAKRQEKASSSKRSGGMRGGFPGS, translated from the exons ATGGAAGCAAAAAGAAAAGATGTAAACGACTCGGTCCAAAG TACTAGACCTATTGGTGGTGAGCTTCCTCAGTCTGCTTCCAAATTTGGAGACTGCGAATCG ATATACGTTTTACGGAAGGCTTGTGAGGtggatgatagtgatgaagatgaTATGGATGACGTGGAGGATGATATGGATGAAGAGATAGTTGAATCTGATGTTGAGGTCGAAGGCGGAAGTGTTGAGCCTGATAATGATCCTCCGCATAGG ATGGGAGATCTTTCTGTTGAGGTTAGTGAGGAGAATCGCATTGCTGCTCAGGAGGCCAAGGGGAAGGCTGTAGAAGCAACTTCTGAAG GTAAATATGAGGAAGCGATTGAGCACCTTACACAGGCTATCCTCCTAAATCCTGCATCAGCTATGATGTACGCCACTAGAG CCGCTGTGTACATTATGATGAAGAAACCAAATGCTGCTATACGAGATGCCAATGCTGCTTTAGAG ATTAATCCTGATTCTGCAAAAGGCTACAAATCACGAGGAATGGCACGAGCAATGCTTGGCCAGTGGGAGGTGGCTGCAAATGATCTTCATGTGGCTTCCAACATAGATTATGATGAGGAGATAAGTTCTGTACTCAAGAAG GTTGAACCCATTGTTCTGAAAATCAAGGAGCACCAGCGGAGATATGCCAGGCTGCGTAAAGAGAGTGAGGACAGAAAGTCTGAACGTCACGCTGAAGCTCAG AAGGCTTGTGAGGGATATGATAGTAATGAGGATCAGGATGATGCTGATGAGGATGATAGTGATGAGAATGACATCGATGAAGTGGAGGAGGTTGAAGAAGCTACACATAAGACACTGAATGCAGAGGAGGAGGAAGAGATAGTTGAATCCGATATTGAGCTCGAAGGTGAAACTGTCGAGCCTGATGATGATCCTCTGCAGAAG ATGGGAGATCCTTCTATTGAGGTCAATGAGGAAAACCGTGATGCTGCTCAAGAAGCCAAGCGGAAGGCAATGGAAGCAGTCTGTGAAG GCAATCACGAGGAAGCAATTGAACTCCTTACACAGGCTATCTTGCTCAACCCTACATCAGCTATGATGTACGCTACAAGAG CCACTGTGTATATAAAGATGAAGAAACCAAATGCTGCTATTCAAGATGCCCATGCTGCTCTAGAG ATTAATCCTGATTCTGCTAAAGGCCACAAATCTCGAGGAATGGCACGAGCAATGCTTGGCCAGTGGGAGGAGGCTGTAAAGGATCTTCATGTAGCTTCCAGCATAGACCATGATGAGGAGATAAGTGCCGCATTGAAGAAG GTGGAACCCAATGCTCACAAAATCGAGGAGCACCGACAGAAATATGACAGGCTGCACAAAGAGCGAGAGGAGAGAAAGGCCGAAAGTGAAAGAAAACGCCGCAAAGCTGAAGCTCAG GCTGCTTATAAAAAGGCTAAGAGGCAAGAGAAGGCATCATCAAGTAAGAGATCTGGTGGAATGCGCGGAGGCTTTCCTG GATCCTGA
- the LOC108209026 gene encoding hsp70-Hsp90 organizing protein 1 isoform X1: protein MEAKRKDVNDSVQSTRPIGGELPQSASKFGDCESIYVLRKACEVDDSDEDDMDDVEDDMDEEIVESDVEVEGGSVEPDNDPPHRMGDLSVEVSEENRIAAQEAKGKAVEATSEGKYEEAIEHLTQAILLNPASAMMYATRAAVYIMMKKPNAAIRDANAALEINPDSAKGYKSRGMARAMLGQWEVAANDLHVASNIDYDEEISSVLKKVEPIVLKIKEHQRRYARLRKESEDRKSERHAEAQKACEGYDSNEDQDDADEDDSDENDIDEVEEVEEATHKTLNAEEEEEIVESDIELEGETVEPDDDPLQKMGDPSIEVNEENRDAAQEAKRKAMEAVCEGNHEEAIELLTQAILLNPTSAMMYATRATVYIKMKKPNAAIQDAHAALEINPDSAKGHKSRGMARAMLGQWEEAVKDLHVASSIDHDEEISAALKKVEPNAHKIEEHRQKYDRLHKEREERKAESERKRRKAEAQAAYKKAKRQEKASSSKRSGGMRGGFPGNMPGAGGS from the exons ATGGAAGCAAAAAGAAAAGATGTAAACGACTCGGTCCAAAG TACTAGACCTATTGGTGGTGAGCTTCCTCAGTCTGCTTCCAAATTTGGAGACTGCGAATCG ATATACGTTTTACGGAAGGCTTGTGAGGtggatgatagtgatgaagatgaTATGGATGACGTGGAGGATGATATGGATGAAGAGATAGTTGAATCTGATGTTGAGGTCGAAGGCGGAAGTGTTGAGCCTGATAATGATCCTCCGCATAGG ATGGGAGATCTTTCTGTTGAGGTTAGTGAGGAGAATCGCATTGCTGCTCAGGAGGCCAAGGGGAAGGCTGTAGAAGCAACTTCTGAAG GTAAATATGAGGAAGCGATTGAGCACCTTACACAGGCTATCCTCCTAAATCCTGCATCAGCTATGATGTACGCCACTAGAG CCGCTGTGTACATTATGATGAAGAAACCAAATGCTGCTATACGAGATGCCAATGCTGCTTTAGAG ATTAATCCTGATTCTGCAAAAGGCTACAAATCACGAGGAATGGCACGAGCAATGCTTGGCCAGTGGGAGGTGGCTGCAAATGATCTTCATGTGGCTTCCAACATAGATTATGATGAGGAGATAAGTTCTGTACTCAAGAAG GTTGAACCCATTGTTCTGAAAATCAAGGAGCACCAGCGGAGATATGCCAGGCTGCGTAAAGAGAGTGAGGACAGAAAGTCTGAACGTCACGCTGAAGCTCAG AAGGCTTGTGAGGGATATGATAGTAATGAGGATCAGGATGATGCTGATGAGGATGATAGTGATGAGAATGACATCGATGAAGTGGAGGAGGTTGAAGAAGCTACACATAAGACACTGAATGCAGAGGAGGAGGAAGAGATAGTTGAATCCGATATTGAGCTCGAAGGTGAAACTGTCGAGCCTGATGATGATCCTCTGCAGAAG ATGGGAGATCCTTCTATTGAGGTCAATGAGGAAAACCGTGATGCTGCTCAAGAAGCCAAGCGGAAGGCAATGGAAGCAGTCTGTGAAG GCAATCACGAGGAAGCAATTGAACTCCTTACACAGGCTATCTTGCTCAACCCTACATCAGCTATGATGTACGCTACAAGAG CCACTGTGTATATAAAGATGAAGAAACCAAATGCTGCTATTCAAGATGCCCATGCTGCTCTAGAG ATTAATCCTGATTCTGCTAAAGGCCACAAATCTCGAGGAATGGCACGAGCAATGCTTGGCCAGTGGGAGGAGGCTGTAAAGGATCTTCATGTAGCTTCCAGCATAGACCATGATGAGGAGATAAGTGCCGCATTGAAGAAG GTGGAACCCAATGCTCACAAAATCGAGGAGCACCGACAGAAATATGACAGGCTGCACAAAGAGCGAGAGGAGAGAAAGGCCGAAAGTGAAAGAAAACGCCGCAAAGCTGAAGCTCAG GCTGCTTATAAAAAGGCTAAGAGGCAAGAGAAGGCATCATCAAGTAAGAGATCTGGTGGAATGCGCGGAGGCTTTCCTGGTAACATGCCTGGGGCAGGGG GATCCTGA
- the LOC108209026 gene encoding uncharacterized protein LOC108209026 isoform X3 produces MEAKRKDVNDSVQSTRPIGGELPQSASKFGDCESIYVLRKACEVDDSDEDDMDDVEDDMDEEIVESDVEVEGGSVEPDNDPPHRMGDLSVEVSEENRIAAQEAKGKAVEATSEGKYEEAIEHLTQAILLNPASAMMYATRAAVYIMMKKPNAAIRDANAALEINPDSAKGYKSRGMARAMLGQWEVAANDLHVASNIDYDEEISSVLKKVEPIVLKIKEHQRRYARLRKESEDRKSERHAEAQKACEGYDSNEDQDDADEDDSDENDIDEVEEVEEATHKTLNAEEEEEIVESDIELEGETVEPDDDPLQKMGDPSIEVNEENRDAAQEAKRKAMEAVCEGNHEEAIELLTQAILLNPTSAMMYATRATVYIKMKKPNAAIQDAHAALEINPDSAKGHKSRGMARAMLGQWEEAVKDLHVASSIDHDEEISAALKKVGSCNINSDLPIFKYLWLVQLLSSK; encoded by the exons ATGGAAGCAAAAAGAAAAGATGTAAACGACTCGGTCCAAAG TACTAGACCTATTGGTGGTGAGCTTCCTCAGTCTGCTTCCAAATTTGGAGACTGCGAATCG ATATACGTTTTACGGAAGGCTTGTGAGGtggatgatagtgatgaagatgaTATGGATGACGTGGAGGATGATATGGATGAAGAGATAGTTGAATCTGATGTTGAGGTCGAAGGCGGAAGTGTTGAGCCTGATAATGATCCTCCGCATAGG ATGGGAGATCTTTCTGTTGAGGTTAGTGAGGAGAATCGCATTGCTGCTCAGGAGGCCAAGGGGAAGGCTGTAGAAGCAACTTCTGAAG GTAAATATGAGGAAGCGATTGAGCACCTTACACAGGCTATCCTCCTAAATCCTGCATCAGCTATGATGTACGCCACTAGAG CCGCTGTGTACATTATGATGAAGAAACCAAATGCTGCTATACGAGATGCCAATGCTGCTTTAGAG ATTAATCCTGATTCTGCAAAAGGCTACAAATCACGAGGAATGGCACGAGCAATGCTTGGCCAGTGGGAGGTGGCTGCAAATGATCTTCATGTGGCTTCCAACATAGATTATGATGAGGAGATAAGTTCTGTACTCAAGAAG GTTGAACCCATTGTTCTGAAAATCAAGGAGCACCAGCGGAGATATGCCAGGCTGCGTAAAGAGAGTGAGGACAGAAAGTCTGAACGTCACGCTGAAGCTCAG AAGGCTTGTGAGGGATATGATAGTAATGAGGATCAGGATGATGCTGATGAGGATGATAGTGATGAGAATGACATCGATGAAGTGGAGGAGGTTGAAGAAGCTACACATAAGACACTGAATGCAGAGGAGGAGGAAGAGATAGTTGAATCCGATATTGAGCTCGAAGGTGAAACTGTCGAGCCTGATGATGATCCTCTGCAGAAG ATGGGAGATCCTTCTATTGAGGTCAATGAGGAAAACCGTGATGCTGCTCAAGAAGCCAAGCGGAAGGCAATGGAAGCAGTCTGTGAAG GCAATCACGAGGAAGCAATTGAACTCCTTACACAGGCTATCTTGCTCAACCCTACATCAGCTATGATGTACGCTACAAGAG CCACTGTGTATATAAAGATGAAGAAACCAAATGCTGCTATTCAAGATGCCCATGCTGCTCTAGAG ATTAATCCTGATTCTGCTAAAGGCCACAAATCTCGAGGAATGGCACGAGCAATGCTTGGCCAGTGGGAGGAGGCTGTAAAGGATCTTCATGTAGCTTCCAGCATAGACCATGATGAGGAGATAAGTGCCGCATTGAAGAAGGTTGGCTCATGTAACATCAATTCAGATTTAcctatttttaaatacttgtgGCTTGTGCAGCTTCTATCTTCTAAATGA
- the LOC108209026 gene encoding FAM10 family protein At4g22670 isoform X4 yields MDDVEDDMDEEIVESDVEVEGGSVEPDNDPPHRMGDLSVEVSEENRIAAQEAKGKAVEATSEGKYEEAIEHLTQAILLNPASAMMYATRAAVYIMMKKPNAAIRDANAALEINPDSAKGYKSRGMARAMLGQWEVAANDLHVASNIDYDEEISSVLKKVEPIVLKIKEHQRRYARLRKESEDRKSERHAEAQKACEGYDSNEDQDDADEDDSDENDIDEVEEVEEATHKTLNAEEEEEIVESDIELEGETVEPDDDPLQKMGDPSIEVNEENRDAAQEAKRKAMEAVCEGNHEEAIELLTQAILLNPTSAMMYATRATVYIKMKKPNAAIQDAHAALEINPDSAKGHKSRGMARAMLGQWEEAVKDLHVASSIDHDEEISAALKKVEPNAHKIEEHRQKYDRLHKEREERKAESERKRRKAEAQAAYKKAKRQEKASSSKRSGGMRGGFPGNMPGAGGS; encoded by the exons ATGGATGACGTGGAGGATGATATGGATGAAGAGATAGTTGAATCTGATGTTGAGGTCGAAGGCGGAAGTGTTGAGCCTGATAATGATCCTCCGCATAGG ATGGGAGATCTTTCTGTTGAGGTTAGTGAGGAGAATCGCATTGCTGCTCAGGAGGCCAAGGGGAAGGCTGTAGAAGCAACTTCTGAAG GTAAATATGAGGAAGCGATTGAGCACCTTACACAGGCTATCCTCCTAAATCCTGCATCAGCTATGATGTACGCCACTAGAG CCGCTGTGTACATTATGATGAAGAAACCAAATGCTGCTATACGAGATGCCAATGCTGCTTTAGAG ATTAATCCTGATTCTGCAAAAGGCTACAAATCACGAGGAATGGCACGAGCAATGCTTGGCCAGTGGGAGGTGGCTGCAAATGATCTTCATGTGGCTTCCAACATAGATTATGATGAGGAGATAAGTTCTGTACTCAAGAAG GTTGAACCCATTGTTCTGAAAATCAAGGAGCACCAGCGGAGATATGCCAGGCTGCGTAAAGAGAGTGAGGACAGAAAGTCTGAACGTCACGCTGAAGCTCAG AAGGCTTGTGAGGGATATGATAGTAATGAGGATCAGGATGATGCTGATGAGGATGATAGTGATGAGAATGACATCGATGAAGTGGAGGAGGTTGAAGAAGCTACACATAAGACACTGAATGCAGAGGAGGAGGAAGAGATAGTTGAATCCGATATTGAGCTCGAAGGTGAAACTGTCGAGCCTGATGATGATCCTCTGCAGAAG ATGGGAGATCCTTCTATTGAGGTCAATGAGGAAAACCGTGATGCTGCTCAAGAAGCCAAGCGGAAGGCAATGGAAGCAGTCTGTGAAG GCAATCACGAGGAAGCAATTGAACTCCTTACACAGGCTATCTTGCTCAACCCTACATCAGCTATGATGTACGCTACAAGAG CCACTGTGTATATAAAGATGAAGAAACCAAATGCTGCTATTCAAGATGCCCATGCTGCTCTAGAG ATTAATCCTGATTCTGCTAAAGGCCACAAATCTCGAGGAATGGCACGAGCAATGCTTGGCCAGTGGGAGGAGGCTGTAAAGGATCTTCATGTAGCTTCCAGCATAGACCATGATGAGGAGATAAGTGCCGCATTGAAGAAG GTGGAACCCAATGCTCACAAAATCGAGGAGCACCGACAGAAATATGACAGGCTGCACAAAGAGCGAGAGGAGAGAAAGGCCGAAAGTGAAAGAAAACGCCGCAAAGCTGAAGCTCAG GCTGCTTATAAAAAGGCTAAGAGGCAAGAGAAGGCATCATCAAGTAAGAGATCTGGTGGAATGCGCGGAGGCTTTCCTGGTAACATGCCTGGGGCAGGGG GATCCTGA
- the LOC108209024 gene encoding hsp70-Hsp90 organizing protein 3 yields the protein MADEAKAKGNAAFAAGNYSDAIKHFSDAITLSPANHVLYSNRSAAYASINNFSEALVDAKKTVEIKPDWAKGYSRLGSAHLGLHNYVEAIEAYKKGLELDPNNEALKSGLSDAETRVRTRPGFGNPTRPGASPFGDAFGPEMWAKLTADPTTRAFLQQPDFVNMMKELQKNPSNLNLYLKDPRVMQALGVLLNIKLSTRGSDDKGVEMYDVSSERKRPAEEEPVNVKEKKREAEPMQEEVEVSEEEREKKERKEKARKAKEEGNVAYKKKDFETAIRCYSEAIELDDEDISFVTNRAAVYLEMGKFEECIKDCDTAVERGRELRSDFKMVAKALTRKGTALVKMAKCSKDYEPAIETFQKALTEHRNPDTLKKLNDAEKAKKDLEQQEYFDPKIADEEREKGNEFFKQQKYPEAIKQYTESLRRNPKDHKAYSNRAACYTKLGALPEGLKDAEKCIELDPTFAKGYTRKGAAQFLMKDYDKALETYQAGLKHDPHNQELLDGVKRCVAQINKASRGDLTPEELKERQAKAMQDPEIQNILQDPVMGQVLTDLQENPKASQEHMKNPLVMNKIQKLISSGIVQIR from the exons ATGGCTGATGAAGCTAAAGCCAAAGGCAACGCCGCTTTCGCCGCCGGCAACTATTCTGACGCGATCAAGCACTTCTCCGACGCGATCACCTTGTCTCCGGCCAATCATGTTCTCTACTCCAACCGATCGGCTGCTTACGCTTCGATTAACAATTTCTCCGAAGCTTTAGTGGATGCGAAAAAAACGGTGGAGATCAAACCGGACTGGGCTAAGGGATActctcggctcggctcggctcatcTCGGACTCCACAATTATGTCGAAGCTATCGAGGCGTACAAGAAAGGTCTTGAATTGGATCCGAATAATGAGGCTTTGAAATCCGGGTTATCCGACGCGGAGACCCGGGTTAGGACCCGACCCGGTTTTGGCAATCCGACCCGGCCCGGGGCGAGTCCGTTCGGGGACGCGTTCGGGCCGGAGATGTGGGCGAAATTGACGGCGGATCCGACGACGAGAGCGTTCCTCCAGCAGCCTGATTTCGTGAACATGATGAAAGAGCTTCAGAAGAACCCGAGCAATTTGAATTTGTACTTGAAGGATCCCAGGGTTATGCAAGCGCTAGGAGTTTTGCTTAATATCAAGCTTTCGACACGAGGAAGTGATGATAAGGGTGTAGAGATGTATGACGTATCCTCGGAGAGGAAGAGGCCTGCGGAGGAGGAACCGGTGAATGTGAAGGAGAAGAAGCGCGAGGCGGAGCCAATGCAGGAGGAGGTGGAGGTTTCAGAGGAGGAGAGGGAGAAAAAGGAGAGGAAGGAGAAGGCGCGGAAGGCGAAAGAGGAGGGTAATGTGGCGTATAAGAAGAAGGATTTCGAGACGGCGATTAGGTGTTATAGTGAGGCGATTGAGTTGGATGATGAGGATATTTCGTTTGTTACTAATAGGGCTGCGGTTTATCTGGAGATGGGGAAG TTTGAGGAGTGCATTAAAGATTGTGACACTGCTGTTGAAAGGGGAAGAGAACTCAGATCAGACTTCAAGATGGTTGCAAAGGCTTTGACAAGGAAAGGAACTGCCTTGGTGAAAATGGCTAAATGCTCCAAGGACTACGAACCTGCTATTGAGACATTTCAGAAAGCTTTGACAGAGCATCGTAACCCAGATACTCTAAAAAAACTTAATGATGCTgagaaagcaaagaaagatCTAGAGCAACAGGAGTACTTTGATCCGAAAATAGCAGACGAGGAGCGTGAGAAAG GCAACGAATTTTTCAAACAGCAGAAGTATCCTGAAGCAATTAAGCAGTACACAGAATCACTGAGAAGAAATCCAAAGGATCACAAG GCTTACAGTAACAGAGCAGCTTGCTATACAAAACTTGGCGCACTGCCTGAGGGATTGAAGGATGCAGAAAAGTGTATTGAGCTTGATCCCACATTTGCCAAGGGATATACCAGAAAAGGTGCTGCACAGTTTCTCATGAAAGATTATGATAAAGCTTTGGAAACATATCAAGCAGGGTTGAAACACGATCCACACAACCAAGAATTGTTGGATGGTGTTAAGAG GTGTGTCGCTCAAATTAATAAGGCCAGCCGCGGTGATTTAACTCCTGAGGAATTGAAGGAGCGGCAG GCCAAGGCAATGCAAGACCCAGAGATTCAAAACATTCTCCAAGACCCAGTTATGGGACAG GTATTGACAGACTTGCAAGAGAATCCCAAAGCATCACAGGAGCACATGAAGAATCCACTTGTGATGAACAAGATTCAGAAGTTGATAAGTTCAGGAATTGTGCAGATCAGGTAG
- the LOC108208139 gene encoding protein YABBY 4: protein MFSPNSNSPSVPSSLNHHLPSSSSEQLCYVHCNICDTVLAVSVPCSSLFKTVTVRCGHCSNLLPANMRGLLLPAAAPDQLQFPHSFFFPPSTHHNFLDEIRNTAPDLVSNQLAISDFSPSSGIGLGFDEHPRPPAINRPPEKRQRVPSAYNRFIKDEIQRIKAGNPDISHREAFSTAAKNWAHFPHIQFGINLMHSDQATFKKTTATSTVRQQGNADDTTLAKDCFPTPAI from the exons atgttttCTCCCAACTCCAATTCTCCTAGTGTACCCTCATCACTAAACCACCACCTCCCCTCTTCCTCTTCCGAGCAGCTCTGCTATGTCCACTGCAACATCTGTGACACCGTCCTCGCG GTGAGTGTTCCGTGTTCAAGCTTGTTTAAGACGGTGACAGTACGATGCGGCCACTGCAGCAATCTCCTCCCAGCTAATATGCGAGGGCTGCTGCTACCAGCTGCAGCACCTGATCAGCTTCAGTTTCCTCATTCTTTCTTCTTTCCTCCTTCCACTCATCACAATTTCCTG GACGAGATTAGGAACACGGCTCCAGACCTTGTTAGCAATCAGCTGGCGATCAGTGACTTTTCTCCGTCATCTGGAATTGGATTAGGATTTGACGAGCATCCAAGACCTCCAGCCATTAACAGAC CTCCGGAGAAGAGACAACGAGTTCCCTCGGCCTACAACAGATTCATCAA GGATGAAATCCAACGCATCAAAGCTGGAAATCCGGATATCAGCCACCGAGAAGCTTTCAGTACTGCTGCCAAGAAT TGGGCACACTTTCCACACATTCAATTCGGTATCAACCTCATGCATTCTGATCAGGCTACTTTCAAGAAGACTACAGCGACCTCAACCGTGCGTCAGCAG GGTAATGCAGATGATACTACTCTTGCAAAGGATTGCTTCCCAACACCAGCTATATAG
- the LOC108209904 gene encoding monocopper oxidase-like protein SKU5 yields the protein MASFTSLSLLLCISLFLSYSLAEDDTITYNFEVSYITASPLGVPQQVIAINGKFPGPVINVTTNNNVEVNVRNKLDEELLMTWDGVQQRRTSWQDGVLGTTCPIPPKWNWTYNFQVKDQIGSFFYFPSLNFQRASGGFGGIIINNRAVIPIPFATPHGDIPIMIGDWYTSNHTALRRTLNGGKDLGMPDGVLINGKGPYRYNDSLVPEDIDYLTIDVHPGKTYRLRVSNVGISTSLNFRIQGHNLLLAETEGSYTVQQNYTSLDIHVGQTYSFLLTTDQNASTDYYIVASARFVNESVWRRVTGVGILRYSNSKGKASGPLPEAPQDQFDKTFSMNQARSIRWNVSASGARPNPQGSFRYGSISVTDVYVLKNKPPVTIDGKRRTTLNGLSFENPHTPIRLADRYKVKNVYTADFPTGPITGPPKMETKIINGTFRGFMEIIFQNNDTKMQTYHMDGYAFFVVGMDYGEWSNSSRGTYNKWDGIARSTTQVFPGAWTAVLVSLDNVGIWNLRAENLDTWYLGQETYVKVVNPEPTNKTELPIPENALFCGALSKRQKPQDISSATSVTSTESKILITLLLLICTFVSMFQ from the exons ATGGCTTCTTTTACCTCTCTCTCACTTCTCCTCTGCATTTCTCTCTTCTTGAGCTACTCTCTTGCTGAAGATGATACTATTACTTACAATTTTGAGGTCTCTTACATAACTGCTTCTCCTCTTGGTGTTCCCCAACAG GTGATTGCTATTAATGGCAAATTTCCAGGGCCTGTTATTAATGTTACTACAAACAACAATGTTGAAGTTAATGTTAGGAACAAGTTAGATGAGGAGCTACTAATGACTTG GGATGGTGTTCAGCAGCGGCGAACATCTTGGCAAGATGGAGTGCTGGGCACTACCTGTCCAATTCCTCCAAAGTGGAATTGGACTTACAATTTTCAAGTGAAAGACCAGATTGGGAGTTTCTTTTACTTCCCTTCGCTCAATTTTCAAAGGGCGTCGGGCGGTTTTGGTGGCATTATAATTAATAACCGGGCTGTTATCCCAATCCCTTTTGCCACCCCACATGGAGATATTCCAATTATGATTGGTGATTGGTACACTAGCAACCACACG GCACTGAGAAGGACTCTTAACGGTGGGAAAGATCTTGGCATGCCAGACGGTGTACTTATTAATGGAAAAGGACCCTATAGATATAATGATTCACTAGTGCCTGAGGATATTGACTATCTAACAATCGACGTTCACCCTG GTAAAACTTATCGACTTCGTGTCAGCAATGTCGGGATATCAACTAGTTTGAACTTCAGAATTCAGGGCCATAACCTGTTATTAGCTGAAACTGAGGGATCATATACAGTACAACAGAATTACACTAGCTTAGATATTCATGTCGGACAAACATACTCTTTCTTGTTAACTACTGATCAGAATGCAAGTACTGATTATTACATAGTGGCAAGTGCAAGATTCGTAAATGAATCCGTTTGGAGAAGAGTTACTGGTGTTGGCATTTTACGCTATTCAAATTCGAAAGGAAAGGCATCTGGGCCCCTCCCGGAAGCTCCACAGGATCAGTTTGATAAAACATTCTCGATGAACCAAGCTAGGTCCATCAG GTGGAATGTGTCTGCCAGTGGTGCTCGTCCAAACCCACAAGGTTCATTCAGATATGGCTCGATCAGTGTGACAGACGTCTACGTACTGAAAAATAAGCCACCTGTGACCATTGATGGAAAACGACGTACAACACTCAATGGACTCTCATTTGAAAATCCTCATACACCAATCAGACTTGCTGACCGATACAAAGTGAAGAATGTTTACACGGCTGATTTTCCCACTGGGCCAATTACAGGACCACCGAAGATGGAAACAAAGATTATTAATGGCACATTTAGAGGTTTTATGGAAATAATTTTTCAGAACAATGATACTAAGATGCAAACTTACCACATGGATGGATATGCCTTTTTTGTGGTTGG GATGGATTACGGTGAGTGGTCAAATAGCAGTAGGGGAACATATAATAAGTGGGATGGAATTGCTCGCTCAACGACACAG GTTTTTCCTGGCGCATGGACAGCTGTTTTAGTCTCACTTGACAATGTTGGAATTTGGAATTTAAGAGCAGAGAACCTGGATACATGGTATCTAGGCCAAGAAACGTATGTAAAGGTTGTCAATCCGGAACCTACTAACAAAACAGAGTTGCCCATCCCAGAGAATGCCCTATTTTGTGGTGCTCTTAGCAAACGACAAAA GCCACAAGACATTTCTTCTGCAACATCAGTCACAAGCACCGAGTCAAAGATTCTGATCACTCTGCTGCTgttgatatgcacatttgtatCCATGTTCCAGTAA